One Setaria italica strain Yugu1 chromosome I, Setaria_italica_v2.0, whole genome shotgun sequence DNA window includes the following coding sequences:
- the LOC101754381 gene encoding ethylene-responsive transcription factor 1, translating to MCGGAILANLTKQPGPRRLTERDLWQEKKKPKRGGGGGSRWFLAEEDEDFEADFEDFQGESEESDLELGEGKDDDVVEIKPFAATSKDGLSTMTTAGYDGPAARSAKRKRKNQYRGIRQRPWGKWAAEIRDPQKGVRVWLGTFNSPEEAARAYDAEARRIRGKKAKVNFPDAPTVAQKRRSGPPAAKAPKSSVEQKPAVKPAVNSLANTNTYFYPPADYTLSKPFVQHENMPFPPAMNSASPIEDPIMNLHSDQGSNSFGCSDLSWENDTKTSDISSIAPINTIAEGDECAFVNSNSNNSLVPSVMETNPVDLTEGLTDLEPYMRFLLDDGASESIDSLLNVDGSQDVVSNMDLWSFDDMPMVGDIY from the exons ATGTGCGGCGGTGCGATCCTCGCCAACCTCACCAAGCAGCCGGGCCCGCGCCGGCTCACGGAGCGGGACCTCtggcaggagaagaagaagcccaagaggggcggcggcggcgggagccgcTGGTTCCtggcggaggaggatgaggacttCGAGGCCGACTTCGAGGACTTCCAGGGCGAATCCGAGGAGTCGGATTTGGAGCTCGGGGAGGGGAAGGACGACGACGTTGTCGAGATCAAGCccttcgccgccacctccaaAG ATGGCTTAAGCACCATGACTACTGCTGGTTATGATGGCCCTGCAGCAAGGTCAGccaaaaggaagagaaagaatCAATACAGGGGCATCCGCCAGCGCCCTTGGGGTAAGTGGGCTGCTGAGATCAGAGATCCTCAGAAGGGTGTTCGTGTCTGGCTTGGTACTTTCAATAGTCCTGAGGAAGCTGCAAGAGCCTATGATGCTGAAGCACGCAGGATCCGTGGCAAGAAGGCCAAGGTTAACTTTCCTGATGCACCGACAGTTGCTCAGAAGCGCCGATCTGGCCCACCTGCTGCTAAAGCACCCAAGTCAAGTGTGGAACAGAAGCCTGCTGTCAAACCAGCAGTGAACAGCCTTGCCAACACAAATACATACTTCTACCCACCTGCTGACTACACCTTGAGCAAGCCATTTGTTCAGCATGAGAATATGCCATTCCCTCCAGCAATGAACTCTGCTAGTCCTATTGAGGACCCTATTATGAATCTGCACTCTGACCAGGGAAGTAACTCCTTTGGCTGCTCAGACTTGAGCTGGGAAAATGATACCAAGACTTCAGACATATCATCCATTGCTCCCATTAACACTATCGCTGAAGGTGATGAGTGTGCATTCGTCAACAGCAATTCAAACAACTCACTGGTGCCTTCTGTTATGGAGACCAATCCTGTTGATCTCACTGAGGGGCTGACAGATTTAGAACCCTACATGAGGTTTCTTCTGGATGATGGTGCGAGTGAATCAATTGATAGCCTTCTGAATGTTGATGGATCTCAGGATGTTGTGAGCAACATGGATCTCTGGAGCTTTGATGACATGCCCATGGTTGGCGATATCTATTGA